From a single Mesorhizobium shangrilense genomic region:
- the rnc gene encoding ribonuclease III, with protein sequence MATKRLSADALADELKRRIGHTFADSQRLQRALTHASARSSHAGVDYERFEFLGDRVLGLVVADMLLAAFPDAAEGELSVRLNALVNAEALAEIAEDIGLPELIRAGSDVRGLDGRKRVNLRADALESLIAVLYLDGGLEAARAFIHKYWQSRSQATGAARRDAKTELQEWAHQAATAVPAYKIESREGPDHDPLFTVSVKVGAFQMATGSGRSKREAEQAAAAALLVREGVWLNQGSAA encoded by the coding sequence ATGGCCACGAAGCGGTTGTCGGCGGACGCACTTGCCGATGAGCTCAAGCGGCGCATCGGTCATACATTTGCCGATAGCCAGCGGCTGCAGCGCGCGCTGACACATGCCAGCGCCCGCAGCAGCCATGCCGGGGTCGACTACGAGCGTTTTGAATTCCTCGGCGATCGCGTTCTCGGTCTTGTTGTCGCGGACATGCTGCTGGCGGCGTTTCCGGACGCGGCTGAGGGTGAACTGTCGGTTCGGCTCAACGCATTGGTCAATGCCGAGGCTTTGGCGGAAATCGCCGAGGATATCGGCTTGCCCGAACTGATCCGTGCTGGCTCCGATGTGCGTGGCCTCGACGGACGCAAACGCGTCAATCTGCGCGCTGATGCACTGGAATCGCTGATCGCTGTGCTTTATCTCGACGGTGGCCTGGAGGCGGCCCGCGCCTTCATCCACAAATACTGGCAGTCGCGCTCGCAAGCCACCGGGGCTGCCCGCCGCGATGCCAAGACCGAGCTGCAGGAATGGGCACATCAGGCGGCAACCGCCGTGCCCGCCTACAAGATCGAAAGCCGCGAGGGACCCGACCACGATCCGCTCTTCACCGTCAGCGTCAAGGTCGGCGCTTTCCAGATGGCGACTGGCAGCGGGCGTTCCAAGCGCGAGGCCGAACAAGCCGCTGCCGCGGCACTGCTTGTGCGCGAAGGCGTCTGGCTTAATCAAGGAAGCGCTGCATGA
- the lepB gene encoding signal peptidase I, with translation MSVAEKSEKKSGGLGETVSVIIQALLLALVIRTLLFQPFSIPSGSMRPTLLEGDYLFVTKWSYGYSRYSLPFGPDIFSGRIWGSEPTRGDVVVFKFPPDPSVDYIKRVVGLPGDKIQMKDGQLFINGVGVPRAKTGQIDNPDITETNRPVDVYRETLPNGVSYDTLDLTPNSIGDNTREFDVPPGHYFMMGDNRDNSSDSRFSVGFVPAENLVGRANLIFFSIAGKASPLEIWKWPTLMRASRLFHFVN, from the coding sequence ATGAGCGTGGCTGAAAAATCAGAGAAGAAATCCGGCGGACTTGGCGAGACAGTCAGCGTCATCATCCAGGCCCTGCTGCTTGCGCTGGTCATTCGCACGCTTCTGTTCCAACCGTTCTCCATCCCGTCCGGGTCGATGCGGCCGACGCTTCTGGAAGGTGACTATCTGTTCGTCACCAAATGGTCTTATGGCTATTCGCGCTATTCGCTGCCGTTTGGACCCGACATTTTTTCGGGCCGCATCTGGGGTTCCGAACCAACGCGTGGCGACGTGGTGGTGTTCAAATTCCCGCCCGATCCGTCCGTCGACTACATCAAGCGCGTGGTTGGCTTGCCTGGTGACAAGATCCAGATGAAGGACGGCCAGCTCTTCATCAATGGCGTCGGCGTGCCCCGGGCCAAAACCGGCCAGATCGACAATCCTGACATCACGGAGACAAACCGTCCGGTCGATGTCTATCGCGAGACTCTGCCGAATGGCGTCAGCTATGACACGCTCGATCTGACGCCGAACTCGATCGGCGACAACACCCGCGAATTCGATGTGCCGCCAGGTCACTATTTCATGATGGGCGACAACCGCGACAATTCCAGCGACAGCCGCTTCAGTGTCGGCTTTGTTCCCGCGGAAAATCTGGTCGGCCGCGCCAACCTTATTTTCTTCTCGATTGCCGGCAAGGCGAGCCCTCTCGAAATCTGGAAATGGCCGACGCTGATGCGTGCTTCGCGCCTGTTCCATTTTGTAAACTAG
- the acpS gene encoding holo-ACP synthase → MIIGIGSDLINIRRIEKSLERHGQRFIQRIYTEVEQARSEGRRARAASYAKRFAAKEACAKALGTGLAQGVFWRDMGVVNLPGGKPTMALTGGAMARLENILPKGHSAAIHLTITDDFPLAQAFVIIEALPVEEAPH, encoded by the coding sequence ATGATCATTGGCATCGGCAGCGACCTGATCAATATCAGACGCATCGAAAAGTCGCTGGAGCGTCATGGTCAGCGCTTCATCCAGCGCATCTATACCGAGGTCGAGCAGGCCCGCTCCGAAGGGCGCAGGGCTCGGGCCGCCTCCTATGCCAAGCGCTTCGCGGCCAAGGAAGCTTGCGCCAAGGCGTTGGGCACGGGGCTCGCGCAAGGCGTGTTCTGGCGAGACATGGGCGTCGTCAATCTGCCGGGAGGCAAGCCGACCATGGCGCTGACCGGTGGCGCGATGGCGCGGCTTGAGAATATCCTGCCGAAGGGGCACAGTGCCGCCATCCACCTCACCATCACGGATGATTTCCCGCTCGCTCAAGCCTTTGTGATCATTGAGGCCCTGCCGGTCGAAGAAGCGCCACATTGA
- a CDS encoding DUF2062 domain-containing protein, whose amino-acid sequence MLFRRRKPDGPIERIRTYLWPRRSFSRSLQYFSKRILRLRATPHAVAAGVAAGVFASFFPVGFHFAIAAVLCWLIAGNLVAAALGAVFFGNPLTFPLLWGASWETGKLILHDRLPQHGPPAHLGEMMHHLSFSQLWGPVLKPMLIGAVPLGLVFGLLFYGVTRWGMIAFREQRRKRLAEKSARAKEPSHPAGIGSTAR is encoded by the coding sequence TTGCTTTTTCGACGCCGCAAACCTGATGGGCCTATCGAGCGTATCCGCACCTATCTGTGGCCACGCCGCTCCTTCTCGCGCTCACTCCAGTATTTTTCGAAGCGCATCCTGCGGCTGAGGGCAACGCCGCACGCTGTGGCGGCGGGCGTCGCGGCGGGCGTATTCGCCTCGTTCTTTCCGGTGGGCTTCCACTTTGCGATTGCCGCCGTGTTGTGCTGGCTGATCGCCGGCAACCTTGTGGCGGCGGCGCTCGGCGCGGTTTTCTTCGGCAATCCGCTGACGTTTCCGCTGTTGTGGGGAGCGTCTTGGGAAACCGGCAAGCTCATTTTGCACGATCGCCTTCCGCAGCATGGTCCACCCGCGCATTTGGGCGAGATGATGCACCACCTTTCATTTTCGCAATTGTGGGGGCCTGTCCTGAAGCCGATGCTGATCGGCGCGGTGCCGCTTGGGCTGGTTTTTGGCCTCCTGTTCTACGGCGTCACGCGTTGGGGCATGATCGCCTTCCGCGAACAGAGGCGCAAGCGACTGGCCGAAAAGTCGGCGCGGGCGAAAGAGCCGTCCCATCCAGCCGGCATCGGTTCCACTGCACGATGA